The sequence GCCGAATTTAGATCTAAATGAACTGAAATGGATTTTTTCTTTGTTTCTGATAACCACAAATAGATTTCAAAATCTCTATCTGCATAATTTTTATAAACGGAAATATATTGAACATTTTCAAAAACAGAATTTTTACATAATGGAATTTTAAACAACGTGAAATTAAAACTGACTGTTTTCTTTTCAGCATCTGCATAAACTCTTTTTGTAAAAGTCAATCCACCCGCACATACAAACATAAAAAAGGTTGCCAAAACAAACTTTAAAGCGTCCATTATTTTTCCCAAATAAAAAAGATCTAAAGTTTTAAAAAGCATTGAAATTGCAAAGTAATACAATGGTAAAGCAATCAAAAAATGCCAAAAAGGTCTTTTTGAAACATAAACCAACTGATCAAATTTTTGTTTTTCCATTGGGCTAAAAATAAAAAAAAGCCAAACAAAACTGTTTGGCTTTTTAACTTATTTTGAAATTGTCTTAGTCAACTAAAACAATCACTTTATTATCTTTCATTTCGATTGTACCTGACGTAATTTCTAATGTATAGGTTTGGTCATTAACTCTCGTAAATTTATCTGCTACCTCTTTAGAAAAATTAAAGCTAGGCGCTGCAATTTTTACAGTTCCTTTTTCTAGAATAGAAACAATAGGAGCGTGATTATTCAAAATTTGAAAGCTTCCATCAACTCCAGGCACTGTAACTGAAGTTACTTCTCCTGAAAATAATTTTGCCTCTGGTGATACTATATCTAAAATCATATCTTCTTTTTAAATTCCAAATTATAAAATTCCAAATCCCAATTTTGGAATTTGGAATTTTTATTTTTTGAGGTTTGTCAAGCTTTGCTTGATTATGCTTCAGCTAACATTTTTTCTCCAGCTTCGATTGCATCTTGAATAGAACCTTTCAAGTTGAAAGCCGCTTCTGGAAGGTGATCTAACTCACCATCGATAATCATGTTGAAACCTTTGATAGTATCTTTAATATCAACTAATACACCTGGAATACCTGTAAATTGCTCTGCTACGTGGAATGGCTGAGACAAGAAACGTTGTACACGACGTGCTCTAGATACTGCAAGTTTATCTTCTTCAGATAACTCTTCCATACCTAAGATAGCGATGATATCTTGTAATTGTTTGTATTTTTGAAGGATTTCTTTAACTCTTTGTGCACAGTTGTAGTGCTCATCTCCTAAGATATGTGGAGTCAAAATTCTTGAAGTAGAATCTAACGGGTCAACCGCAGGATAAATACCTAACTCAGCAATTTTACGAGACAATACAGTTGTAGCATCTAAGTGCGCGAAAGTTGTAGCTGGCGCAGGGTCAGTTAAGTCATCTGCAGGAACGTAAACCGCTTGTACAGATGTAATAGATCCTTTGTTTGTAGAAGTAATACGCTCTTGCATAGCACCCATCTCAGTTGCCAATGTTGGTTGGTAACCTACCGCAGATGGCATACGTCCTAAAAGTGCTGATACCTCAGAACCTGCTTGTGTAAAACGGAAGATGTTATCAACGAAGAATAATACGTCTTTTCCTTGGTCAGATCCAGCTCCATCACGGAAATACTCAGCGATAGATAATCCTGAAAGTGCCACACGTGCACGAGCTCCAGGTGGCTCATTCATTTGTCCGAAAACGAAAGTAGCTTTAGACTCTCTCATTCCTGGCATATCTACTTTAGATAAATCCCATCCTCCATTTTCCATAGAGTGCATGAAATCATCACCGTATTTAATAATTCCTGACTCTAACATCTCACGAAGCAAGTCATTTCCTTCACGTGTTCTTTCACCTACTCCAGCGAATACTGAAAGTCCACCGTGACCTTTTGCGATATTGTTGATCAACTCCTGAATCAATACTGTTTTACCAACACCAGCACCACCGAACAATCCAATTTTACCTCCTTTTGCGTAAGGCTCGATCAAATCGATTACTTTGATACCTGTGAATAAAACTTCAGATGAAGTTGATAAATCTTCGAATTTTGGAGCTTGTCTGTGGATTGGCAAACCGTTTTCTCCAGTTTTTGGCAATTCACCTAAACCATCAATTGCATCTCCAACAACATTAAATAAACGTCCATATACATCTGGACCGATTGGCATTTGGATTGGGCTTCCAGTTCCAACTACCTCATATCCTCTAGACAAACCGTCTGTAGAGTCCATAGAGATTGTACGTACAGTGTTTTCTCCAATGTGAGATTGTACTTCTAGAACTAATAAAGTTCCATCTTTTTTTGTGATTTCTAATGAATCATAAATTTTTGGAAGTTCAACATCTTTACCGTTGAAAACTACGTCAACTACTGGTCCAATGATTTGAGCAACTTTTCCTATTACTTTTGACATTACTTATGTATTTATTAAATAGCTATTTAGGTTTATCGAAAATACCTCTTTTTTCAGAGCGCAAAGATAATTTTTTAAAATATAAAATCAATTTTTTTTTCATAAAAAATAGCATGATTTTGTTTGATTCCTAAAAGTTGGGCTTCAAATAACTAAAACAGTAAATTTTAACCCCATAAAAAAAAGCCACTGCATCTTAAAAATGAGTGACTTTCTTACTAAAAAAAATTGGCTTTATTGAATTGTTTGCGGATACTGAATTGGATACGTAGCCAAATCAACGTGACGCAATGTAGAACCATATTTCGCATTAATTGCATCTACAAAAATATTAGCAATCAAAGCATAACCTCTTGCACTTGGATGCACTCCGTCTAAAGAGAAAGCACCTCCCGTAACATATGTAGATGACATCACATAATTCCCAAAACGGATTCCTCCATTTGACAATTGTGTCAACGTAACTTTTGTATCCACAAATGCCAAACCTTTTTCTGCAGCAACTGCCTGGATTGCCACATTGTAGGCATCAGTAGCTTTTTTAACCTCTGCAACTTCATCTTTTGTCAAAACCCAGTTGTCTGCCAATGGCACTGAAAGTCCGTTAACTTTTGTTGCATCACCTCCAACAGTAGTCCCAATAAATGTTCTTGCCGACAAAACAACTAAATCCTCCTTAGTAGCTTGTCTATAAGAAGGCAAACCATAAGCAGAAAGGTTAGTCAAATAACTATCCACTAAGACAACCGCATTACTTCCAGCTTTGAAATTGATTGTTCTTCTAGCAGCTTCATCAGCAGTCAATAATTTATTAGCAACCATTTGTTGCAAGCCACCATTATAAACTGCATAACCAGCATTTAACTGAGTTGCTAAAGCCGCCGTAAGCGTAGCTGGATTATACGGTACAGTTGTAAAATATGGCAAACTTGTAATATAAGGCAAATTAGCCACAACACCTTTTGCTCCTTTTGAAGTTAAAGCCGTTGCTAAATTTGTAAAAATAGTTTTAAAAACTGTTGGGTCTGTAATGTCATTTCCTCCATAAGTAGAAGGATCCATATTCCCAGTCTGATCTTTCCCAGTTCCACCTGAAGTCGCGTAAGCCAAAACATCATTTCCTCCAATGAACAAAGAAAAGAAAGTTGGATTCTGAGCCATTGCATCAGCTAAAACCGTGGTAGTTGGCGTACTTGAAAATCTTGCGAAATAAGGATTGGCTAAACCCGAAGCAACTCCTGCAGTATTTCCATAACCGGCCGCAATTAAATGATAACTTTTTGCTCCCGGAACTCCCATGTTATTAAATGTGCCTGAAAGATGTGACGTTACTTCGGTTGTAGGCTTGCCTGTAACATTAACCGGAGCTTGACCATTAAAATACAAGCGCGTTCCAGCAATTACATTTCCACCTAAAAGCAAACCTCCGATGTTATCATTTGTCAAAGGAGTTTTAAATTCTCCTCCTCCTGCCGCAACAAATTGCTGTGCTAAAATATTCGTATACGCATTACTCTGCCCTTTAATAAACAAAGCATTATCACTATAACCAGCAGCAAACGAATCTCCAAGTGCTACATATTTTGTAAAAACTGCCGATCCAGGAACTACCGGAACTTCTGCTGGTGCATCACTGTCATCGCTATTACATGCTGCCATAAAGGTTAAAGAAACCAATAAAAGCCATTTTATATTTTTTTTCATGTCATTTAAAATTTAAAAATTATTACTTCTTTCCATTCATTTTCATCAGAAGAAAAGAAAACCCACTTCATCAAATTAACTTCTTTTAATTATGGATTGATTGTCCAAGAAGCAAACCACATCTGACCAATTGCTCCGGCACCAATTACTTGAATATAATCTTTTCCGAAAAGGTTAGTTGCCCCAACTTTAATAACTGATTTAAGTTTTGGCAAAGCATAATTCACTTGCGCATCAAGAACAGTATTTTCTGGAATCATTCCGTCTCCGAAAGAAGATTGCCATAAATACTCTGTGTTCCATCTCACATTTACATTAAATCCTAAATTCTTAGCCACTTTTGCATTTCCAAGAGAAGCTTTAATTCTGTGTTTTGGAGTGTTAAATCCAGCCACGAAACCTGGATCTTCTGATTGATCAAAGTCAAATTGAGCGTAGTTGTAGTTTACACCAACTTCGAAATCTTTATAAACTTTTTTAGACAAACCAACTCCAAAACCAAATGATGAAATTTGTGCGGTTGTGTTTGTATAAACTTGATACACTCTTCTATCTCCAAAAGCTAATGCAGCGTAAGTCATTTGAACATTTGGATCTGCAGGATTTGTTCCTACCGTACCGTAGTAAGGAGAAATTACTCTTGCCGTATTCATAAAGTCATTATAGATATTGTAATAAGCATTCAAATCGATTGATAAATCATTTTGAACCACAGAACGGTATCCAACCTCAAAAGCTTGAACTTGCTCCGGTTTTACTAAACCAATATTAGCCACTTGAAGATCCGCAGGATTTGCCGAAGCAGCAAAAGCCTGAACCGAAGCTAATGTATATGCATTGTGATATGCATTTTGACCTGATAAATTAACTGTTGCAGGAACTCCCAATGCTTGACCTGCTAAACTTACCGGCATAGTTTCTTGGAATCTATCTAAGTTTTCTGGTGCAGAACCAATTAAAGCGAATGGCCCTAAATCTAAACCAATATACTGATCTTGTGTTGTTGGGTTACGGAAACCTGTTTGATAAGATGCTCTGAAATTATGTCTTTTTGATTCTCCAG comes from Flavobacterium sp. KACC 22761 and encodes:
- the atpD gene encoding F0F1 ATP synthase subunit beta, which codes for MSKVIGKVAQIIGPVVDVVFNGKDVELPKIYDSLEITKKDGTLLVLEVQSHIGENTVRTISMDSTDGLSRGYEVVGTGSPIQMPIGPDVYGRLFNVVGDAIDGLGELPKTGENGLPIHRQAPKFEDLSTSSEVLFTGIKVIDLIEPYAKGGKIGLFGGAGVGKTVLIQELINNIAKGHGGLSVFAGVGERTREGNDLLREMLESGIIKYGDDFMHSMENGGWDLSKVDMPGMRESKATFVFGQMNEPPGARARVALSGLSIAEYFRDGAGSDQGKDVLFFVDNIFRFTQAGSEVSALLGRMPSAVGYQPTLATEMGAMQERITSTNKGSITSVQAVYVPADDLTDPAPATTFAHLDATTVLSRKIAELGIYPAVDPLDSTSRILTPHILGDEHYNCAQRVKEILQKYKQLQDIIAILGMEELSEEDKLAVSRARRVQRFLSQPFHVAEQFTGIPGVLVDIKDTIKGFNMIIDGELDHLPEAAFNLKGSIQDAIEAGEKMLAEA
- a CDS encoding SGNH/GDSL hydrolase family protein, coding for MKKNIKWLLLVSLTFMAACNSDDSDAPAEVPVVPGSAVFTKYVALGDSFAAGYSDNALFIKGQSNAYTNILAQQFVAAGGGEFKTPLTNDNIGGLLLGGNVIAGTRLYFNGQAPVNVTGKPTTEVTSHLSGTFNNMGVPGAKSYHLIAAGYGNTAGVASGLANPYFARFSSTPTTTVLADAMAQNPTFFSLFIGGNDVLAYATSGGTGKDQTGNMDPSTYGGNDITDPTVFKTIFTNLATALTSKGAKGVVANLPYITSLPYFTTVPYNPATLTAALATQLNAGYAVYNGGLQQMVANKLLTADEAARRTINFKAGSNAVVLVDSYLTNLSAYGLPSYRQATKEDLVVLSARTFIGTTVGGDATKVNGLSVPLADNWVLTKDEVAEVKKATDAYNVAIQAVAAEKGLAFVDTKVTLTQLSNGGIRFGNYVMSSTYVTGGAFSLDGVHPSARGYALIANIFVDAINAKYGSTLRHVDLATYPIQYPQTIQ
- a CDS encoding F0F1 ATP synthase subunit epsilon, encoding MILDIVSPEAKLFSGEVTSVTVPGVDGSFQILNNHAPIVSILEKGTVKIAAPSFNFSKEVADKFTRVNDQTYTLEITSGTIEMKDNKVIVLVD